One genomic window of Deltaproteobacteria bacterium includes the following:
- a CDS encoding DEAD/DEAH box helicase gives MQKAAKLNLLDHFYDYLDEADWLEGVDLYHAGKVNGLQTYDGLVMATVIASSRAEVRLKIHPAGHVIQWIECTCRKNRALGHYCEHIAAFMIHIDREKPQLLASLDAAAPLKPPSSPKRSKVTAPVADVKEGKAKKNAAGATQTIIDHLKGNIQGVSLLAHGPGLRVRIELKPGHVTHYDLGLDAAAAFLKSHVNLEAATAEVKELVVSEDAVELGTRLTQPDPDKIVAERGVILSLHPRSKLAPDQRLSFERGNYHRRANDQAGGDKAEHFLFVHGKAANRFLGDQYFFLPGHGYYPIRRHLTSTAWNELPLTKTYKDDEAAELVQRGFDEYARVGPLYLDDALADTAIVEAPELSEIMFIAEEDGWFRLDPRYGTGRGSISMATLMQQYRSKRRKFVRNGNTWMKIPEFVTAHKWELTEDGQSLKVDALGLLRLKAAVGDFDQFVGSKRALTQIRSRLEFTPESSDPVPHDANITLRGYQETGLRWLWWLYKNGLHGLLADEMGLGKTHQAMGLMAAILKENPNAKFMVICPTTVLDHWLDKIEQFVPMLKGVKYHGPRRMGILSQLGKEGDAPHTIVTSYGVMLRDIRHLMAQEWDALILDEAHFVKNNGTATYQAACRVPSRIRLCLSGTPMENHLGELKNLFDFLVPGYLGSDEYFRDNFITPVTTGEDPEATLALQKLIYPFKMRRTKNHVLKDLPAKVEDLRHCALSDEQVKMYRDVISLKAQPLIAQLQDEGSPVPYLHVFATLTLLKQICDHPALVSKKGSYKDHTSGKFELMQELIEEALGSGHKIVIFSQYVGMIKLITQYLSDINVGHVTLTGESRNRGAIIKNFQTDPEIKVFCGSLLAGGIGIDLTAASVVIHYDRWWNATKENQATDRVHRIGQNKNVQVMKLVTRGTLEEKIDRMIQNKRALFEKFMDQDEEMFKTLSRQELIELLQ, from the coding sequence TTGCAGAAAGCCGCTAAACTCAACCTGCTTGATCATTTCTATGATTACCTGGACGAAGCCGACTGGCTCGAGGGTGTCGATCTTTATCACGCAGGTAAGGTCAATGGGCTCCAGACCTACGACGGTCTGGTCATGGCGACTGTCATTGCGTCGAGTCGGGCGGAGGTCAGGCTCAAGATTCACCCAGCCGGTCACGTGATCCAGTGGATTGAGTGCACCTGCCGGAAAAACCGTGCACTCGGTCATTACTGCGAGCACATAGCCGCCTTCATGATCCACATCGATCGCGAAAAGCCGCAATTGCTTGCCAGCCTCGATGCTGCCGCACCTTTGAAGCCACCATCGTCACCAAAGCGCAGCAAAGTCACGGCGCCAGTGGCTGACGTCAAAGAGGGCAAGGCCAAAAAGAACGCCGCAGGCGCCACCCAAACGATTATCGATCACCTTAAAGGGAACATCCAAGGGGTCTCGCTGCTGGCACATGGCCCGGGTCTGCGTGTCCGCATCGAACTTAAACCAGGCCACGTCACCCACTATGACCTGGGACTTGATGCGGCTGCCGCCTTTCTCAAATCCCATGTGAATCTTGAGGCCGCTACAGCTGAAGTCAAGGAACTCGTCGTCAGTGAAGATGCCGTGGAGCTGGGTACGCGTCTCACACAACCTGACCCAGATAAGATCGTGGCTGAGCGCGGCGTGATTTTAAGTTTACATCCCCGTAGCAAGTTAGCGCCGGATCAGCGGCTCAGTTTTGAGCGCGGTAACTACCATAGGCGTGCCAACGACCAGGCGGGCGGCGACAAGGCGGAGCACTTCCTTTTTGTCCACGGTAAGGCCGCCAATCGGTTCCTCGGCGATCAATACTTCTTCCTACCCGGCCACGGCTATTATCCTATTCGTCGCCATCTAACCTCCACCGCCTGGAACGAGCTACCGCTCACGAAAACCTATAAAGACGACGAGGCCGCCGAGTTAGTGCAACGCGGCTTCGACGAATACGCTCGCGTCGGACCGCTTTATCTGGACGACGCCCTGGCAGATACAGCGATCGTCGAGGCCCCTGAGTTATCCGAGATCATGTTTATCGCTGAGGAGGACGGCTGGTTCCGTCTTGATCCTCGCTACGGCACCGGTCGCGGCAGTATCTCCATGGCGACTTTGATGCAGCAGTATCGCTCCAAGCGCCGTAAGTTTGTGCGCAACGGCAACACTTGGATGAAGATCCCCGAATTCGTCACGGCCCACAAATGGGAGCTGACCGAGGACGGTCAGTCGCTCAAGGTGGACGCGCTCGGCCTACTCAGACTCAAAGCCGCCGTCGGCGACTTTGATCAGTTTGTTGGCAGCAAGCGCGCCCTCACTCAAATTCGCAGTCGCCTTGAATTTACGCCTGAGAGTAGCGACCCCGTACCGCACGATGCCAACATCACGCTGCGCGGTTACCAAGAGACCGGTCTACGCTGGCTCTGGTGGCTCTACAAAAATGGTCTCCACGGCCTGCTGGCTGACGAAATGGGTCTAGGTAAGACCCACCAGGCGATGGGATTGATGGCGGCGATCCTTAAGGAAAACCCCAACGCCAAGTTTATGGTGATTTGTCCAACGACCGTACTCGATCACTGGTTAGACAAAATTGAGCAATTCGTCCCCATGCTCAAAGGCGTCAAATATCATGGCCCGAGGCGGATGGGGATCCTCAGTCAACTTGGCAAAGAGGGTGATGCTCCCCATACCATCGTCACCAGTTACGGCGTCATGCTCCGAGATATTCGCCACCTGATGGCCCAGGAATGGGATGCACTGATTCTAGACGAGGCCCATTTTGTAAAAAACAATGGCACCGCGACCTATCAAGCTGCCTGCCGCGTACCGAGTCGCATCAGGTTATGCCTGAGTGGTACGCCAATGGAGAACCATCTGGGCGAGCTCAAGAACTTATTCGACTTCTTGGTCCCAGGATATCTCGGCTCCGATGAATATTTCCGCGACAACTTCATTACCCCCGTCACTACCGGCGAAGATCCCGAGGCCACCCTGGCGCTGCAAAAGCTGATCTATCCATTCAAGATGCGGCGCACAAAGAATCACGTTTTGAAAGATCTACCCGCCAAAGTCGAAGACCTACGTCACTGCGCTCTTTCGGACGAACAAGTTAAGATGTACCGCGACGTTATCTCACTCAAGGCGCAACCGCTCATTGCGCAGCTGCAAGACGAAGGCTCACCGGTACCGTACCTGCATGTGTTTGCTACCCTGACCCTACTAAAACAAATTTGCGATCATCCAGCACTGGTCAGCAAAAAGGGCAGCTACAAGGATCATACCAGCGGCAAGTTCGAGCTGATGCAAGAGCTGATAGAGGAGGCCCTCGGCTCCGGCCACAAAATTGTGATCTTCAGTCAGTATGTCGGGATGATCAAACTCATCACGCAGTACCTGTCAGATATCAATGTCGGACACGTCACCCTGACCGGCGAGAGCCGCAATCGCGGCGCTATCATTAAAAACTTCCAGACGGACCCAGAGATCAAGGTATTCTGCGGCTCCCTATTAGCTGGCGGTATAGGTATCGATTTAACGGCAGCATCGGTCGTGATTCATTACGACAGGTGGTGGAACGCCACTAAGGAAAATCAGGCAACTGACCGGGTGCATCGAATAGGACAAAACAAAAACGTCCAAGTGATGAAGCTGGTAACCCGCGGCACGCTCGAAGAAAAGATCGACCGCATGATTCAAAACAAAAGAGCGCTGTTTGAAAAGTTCATGGATCAAGACGAGGAGATGTTTAAAACACTGTCTCGTCAGGAGCTCATTGAACTGCTGCAATAA